The following are encoded together in the Streptomyces sp. NBC_00358 genome:
- a CDS encoding GntR family transcriptional regulator — MAELTELADDRALLGRTSTAERVSDILRSRIAEGFFPPGTRLSEDSIGGALGVSRNTLREAFRLLTHERLLVHELNRGVFVRVLTVEDVEDIYRTRSLVECAVVRGLGGPPYAVDGIAQAVSDGQRAAREGDWKGVSTANIHFHRELVALAGSARTDEVMRSVFAELRLAFHVVDDPQRLHEPYLVRNHEILQTLRAGDRDGAERLLAVYLDDSLKGLVEVYARRVADGGQSTG, encoded by the coding sequence ATGGCAGAGCTGACGGAACTGGCCGACGACCGCGCCCTGTTGGGCCGCACCAGCACGGCCGAGAGGGTTTCGGACATCCTCCGGAGCCGGATCGCCGAGGGCTTCTTCCCGCCCGGGACACGGCTGTCCGAGGACAGCATCGGCGGCGCGCTCGGCGTCTCGCGGAACACGCTGCGGGAGGCGTTCCGGCTGCTCACGCACGAGCGGCTGCTCGTGCACGAACTCAACCGGGGGGTCTTCGTGCGGGTGCTCACCGTCGAGGACGTCGAGGACATCTACCGCACCCGGTCCCTCGTCGAGTGCGCCGTGGTCCGCGGTCTCGGCGGCCCTCCCTACGCCGTGGACGGGATCGCCCAGGCCGTCTCCGACGGGCAGCGGGCGGCCCGCGAAGGTGACTGGAAAGGAGTGTCGACCGCCAACATCCACTTCCACCGCGAACTCGTCGCGCTCGCCGGCAGCGCCCGTACCGACGAGGTCATGCGCAGCGTCTTCGCGGAGCTGCGCCTCGCCTTCCACGTGGTGGACGACCCCCAGCGGCTCCACGAGCCCTACCTCGTGCGCAACCACGAGATCCTCCAGACCCTCCGAGCGGGCGACCGGGACGGGGCGGAGCGCCTGCTCGCGGTCTACCTCGACGACTCGCTCAAGGGTCTCGTCGAGGTGTACGCCCGCCGCGTGGCCGACGGGGGACAGAGCACCGGCTGA
- a CDS encoding GMC family oxidoreductase, with the protein MSNDEFDYVVVGGGTAGNVVAARLSEDPSVSVCVLEAGPSDVGDDDILRLDRWMGLLESGYDWDYPVEPQASGNSFMRHARARVLGGCSSHNSCIAFWAPAEDLDAWAAAGCTGWSSADLFPLYRRLESNDAPGDHHGRTGPVKVRTLKGEDPCGAALLEACAQEGIPTTPFNSGRTVVRGANWFQINSDENNIRQSSSVAYLHPFMGKRPNLSVRTGVRAKKLVLEGRRCVGAEYLDPDLIHTRTVRARREVIVSCGSIDTPKLLMLSGIGPAGHLREVGVDVAVDAPGVGENLQDHPEGVIMWEARQPMPTTSSQWWEAGIFYDTEPGLDRPDLMFHYGSVPFDMNTARHGFPTSENAFCLTPNVTRAKSRGTVRLRTRDYRDKPRVDPRYFTHEHDVRVMTYGLKLARRIAARPALSGWAGAELAPGPDIRSDDELLDYIHRTHNTVYHPSCTVKMGADDDASAPLDARLRVKGVEGLRVADGSAMPDLISVNPCITTMMIGEKCSDLLKEDA; encoded by the coding sequence ATGAGCAACGATGAGTTCGACTATGTCGTGGTGGGCGGCGGTACCGCCGGCAATGTGGTCGCGGCCCGGCTCAGCGAGGACCCGTCCGTCAGCGTGTGCGTCCTGGAGGCCGGACCCAGCGACGTCGGCGACGACGACATCCTCAGACTGGACCGCTGGATGGGCCTGCTGGAATCCGGCTACGACTGGGACTACCCGGTCGAGCCGCAGGCCAGCGGCAACAGCTTCATGCGGCACGCCCGCGCCAGGGTGCTCGGCGGCTGCTCCTCGCACAACTCCTGCATCGCCTTCTGGGCACCCGCGGAGGACCTGGACGCCTGGGCCGCCGCGGGCTGTACGGGCTGGAGTTCGGCCGACCTCTTCCCGCTGTACCGGCGGCTGGAGTCCAACGACGCTCCGGGCGACCATCACGGCCGCACGGGCCCGGTGAAGGTGCGCACGCTGAAGGGCGAAGACCCGTGCGGCGCGGCCCTGTTGGAGGCGTGCGCCCAGGAGGGCATCCCGACCACGCCGTTCAACAGCGGGAGGACGGTGGTCCGGGGCGCCAACTGGTTCCAGATCAACTCCGACGAGAACAACATCAGACAGTCCTCGTCGGTCGCGTACCTCCACCCGTTCATGGGCAAGCGGCCGAACCTCTCGGTGCGGACGGGGGTGCGGGCGAAGAAGCTGGTCCTGGAAGGACGGAGGTGTGTCGGCGCCGAGTACCTCGACCCGGATCTGATCCACACCAGGACCGTCCGCGCCCGCCGTGAGGTGATCGTGTCCTGCGGTTCCATCGACACGCCCAAGTTGCTGATGCTGTCGGGCATCGGGCCCGCCGGACATCTGCGCGAGGTCGGGGTCGACGTGGCCGTGGACGCGCCGGGCGTCGGCGAGAACCTCCAGGACCACCCCGAGGGCGTCATCATGTGGGAGGCCCGGCAGCCCATGCCCACCACGTCGAGCCAGTGGTGGGAGGCGGGCATCTTCTACGACACCGAACCGGGCCTGGACCGGCCGGACCTGATGTTCCACTACGGTTCGGTGCCCTTCGACATGAACACCGCGCGGCACGGATTCCCCACGTCGGAGAACGCGTTCTGCCTCACCCCGAACGTCACGCGCGCCAAGTCCCGCGGCACCGTGCGGCTGCGCACCCGCGACTACCGGGACAAACCGAGGGTCGATCCGCGCTACTTCACGCACGAACACGACGTGCGGGTGATGACGTACGGGCTGAAGCTGGCCCGGCGGATCGCCGCACGGCCCGCGCTGAGCGGGTGGGCGGGCGCGGAGCTGGCCCCCGGGCCGGACATCAGGTCCGACGACGAGTTGCTCGACTACATCCACCGGACCCACAACACCGTCTACCACCCGTCCTGCACCGTGAAGATGGGCGCGGACGACGACGCCTCGGCCCCGCTCGACGCGCGGCTGCGGGTCAAGGGGGTCGAGGGCCTGCGGGTCGCGGACGGCTCGGCGATGCCGGATCTGATCTCCGTGAACCCGTGCATCACCACGATGATGATCGGCGAGAAGTGCTCCGACCTGCTGAAGGAGGACGCCTAG
- a CDS encoding SGNH/GDSL hydrolase family protein: protein MRPVRFVALGDSLTEGVGDRVGDRWRGWAELLAPGLVPADAPVAFTNLAVSGAQTRDVLERQTPAALALEPDVVSVVIGVNDTLRYTFDIRSVAERLDTVYAAFRARDTVVMTACLPDPGSMLGLPGALARPLARRQHAVNTVVHALSERHGAMHLHAAEEEWLKDRAVWSADRLHPGELGHRRLALRFHTLLTEEGVATGSTPSGEPEFPPPTRSASLWWLATAGTGWVARRCTDLLPQLLTLAASEVRHRARGTSSRLDLSASHAVASALAALSVSEQPDAA from the coding sequence ATGAGACCCGTTCGGTTCGTCGCCCTCGGGGACTCGCTGACCGAGGGCGTGGGCGACCGGGTCGGGGACCGGTGGCGGGGGTGGGCCGAACTGCTCGCCCCGGGGCTCGTCCCGGCGGACGCGCCCGTCGCGTTCACCAATCTCGCGGTCAGCGGGGCGCAGACCCGGGACGTCCTCGAACGGCAGACCCCGGCGGCGCTCGCGCTGGAGCCGGACGTCGTCTCCGTGGTGATCGGCGTCAACGACACCCTGCGGTACACCTTCGACATCCGTTCGGTCGCCGAACGGCTCGACACGGTGTACGCGGCGTTCCGCGCGCGGGACACGGTCGTGATGACGGCCTGTCTCCCCGACCCCGGCTCGATGCTCGGCCTGCCGGGAGCCCTGGCCCGCCCGCTGGCCCGGCGGCAGCACGCGGTCAACACGGTCGTGCACGCGCTCTCCGAGCGGCACGGGGCGATGCATCTGCACGCCGCGGAGGAGGAGTGGTTGAAGGACCGCGCCGTGTGGAGCGCCGACCGGCTGCACCCGGGGGAGCTGGGGCACCGTCGGCTCGCCCTGCGCTTCCACACCCTGCTCACCGAGGAGGGCGTCGCCACCGGGTCCACGCCCTCGGGCGAGCCCGAATTCCCCCCGCCGACGCGCTCGGCGAGCCTGTGGTGGCTGGCCACCGCGGGAACGGGATGGGTGGCCCGACGCTGCACGGACCTGCTGCCCCAACTCCTGACCCTCGCGGCGTCCGAGGTGCGCCACCGGGCCCGGGGCACCAGCTCACGCCTCGACCTCAGCGCCTCGCACGCCGTCGCGTCCGCCCTGGCGGCCCTGTCCGTGTCCGAACAGCCGGACGCGGCGTGA
- a CDS encoding glycosyltransferase — MSLRIVRLANFVAPSSGGLRTALRELGAGYLAAGHEPVLVIPGERASDRDTGQGRVITLPSPLLPGTGGYRVLTDRRRVARLLESLAPDRIEVSDRTTLRWTGVWARRARVPAVMVSHETADGVLRTWGLPEGMARRTADALNVRTAHTYSRVVCTTEFAEREFVRIGARNVVRAPLGVDLVNRHPELRDAALRARHARADQVLLVMCSRLSVEKRPGTALDALEALLRRGERAVLVVAGDGPLRARLEQRARERRLPVTFLGHIADRTLLGSLQASADVCLAPGPAETFGLAALEAMACGTPVVASSLSALPEIVGSAGATAADSGDSFADAVRLLLGRPERGRRQAARARAECFGWDAAVSGFLAAHDAVAGTRPRLQEGVA; from the coding sequence ATGAGTCTGCGCATCGTAAGGCTCGCCAACTTCGTCGCCCCTTCCTCCGGCGGTCTGCGCACCGCGCTGCGGGAGCTGGGCGCCGGCTATCTGGCCGCCGGCCACGAACCGGTGCTCGTCATACCCGGCGAGCGCGCGAGCGACCGCGACACCGGGCAGGGACGGGTGATCACGCTGCCCAGCCCGCTGCTGCCCGGGACCGGCGGCTATCGGGTCCTCACGGACAGACGGCGGGTGGCCCGGCTCCTGGAGTCGCTCGCCCCGGACCGGATCGAGGTCTCCGACCGCACCACCCTGCGCTGGACCGGCGTCTGGGCGCGACGGGCCCGGGTGCCCGCGGTGATGGTCTCCCACGAGACCGCCGACGGGGTGCTGCGGACCTGGGGACTGCCCGAGGGGATGGCCCGGCGGACCGCCGACGCCCTCAACGTCCGTACGGCGCACACCTATTCACGGGTGGTGTGCACCACGGAGTTCGCCGAGCGCGAGTTCGTGCGCATCGGCGCCCGCAATGTCGTACGCGCCCCCCTGGGCGTCGACCTGGTGAACCGGCACCCGGAACTGCGGGATGCGGCACTGCGTGCCCGTCACGCGCGCGCGGACCAGGTCCTGCTCGTGATGTGCTCCCGGCTCTCGGTCGAGAAGCGTCCCGGTACGGCGCTCGACGCGCTGGAGGCGCTGCTGCGGCGCGGCGAGCGGGCCGTGCTCGTCGTCGCCGGGGACGGACCGCTCAGGGCCCGGCTGGAACAGCGGGCCCGGGAACGGAGGCTGCCCGTCACCTTCCTCGGGCACATCGCCGACCGCACCCTGCTCGGTTCGCTCCAGGCCTCGGCGGACGTGTGCCTGGCACCCGGGCCCGCGGAGACCTTCGGGCTCGCCGCCCTGGAGGCGATGGCCTGCGGCACCCCCGTGGTCGCCAGCTCGCTCTCCGCCCTGCCGGAGATCGTCGGCTCCGCCGGCGCGACCGCCGCGGACAGCGGGGACTCCTTCGCGGACGCGGTACGGCTGCTGCTCGGCCGTCCCGAACGCGGGCGCAGGCAGGCCGCACGCGCGCGTGCCGAGTGCTTCGGCTGGGACGCCGCCGTGTCGGGCTTCCTGGCCGCTCACGACGCCGTGGCCGGAACACGGCCGCGTCTCCAGGAGGGCGTGGCATGA
- a CDS encoding putative hydro-lyase gives MKTGAHAHAWTPAKARRRFRSGLSVPTAGIAAGHAQANLVSVPADWAYEMLLFCQRNPKPCPVLDVTDAGSWTTPLAAGADLRTDLPGYRVWEHGALVAEPTDVVGYWRSDLVSFLIGCSFTFEWALSSAGVPMRHIEQGRNVSMYVTARQCRPAGHLHGPMVVSMRPVPPEHLSAAIRESSLLPAVHGSPVHCGDPSGLGIEDLSRPDFGDPVIAAADDIPVFWACGVTPQAAVMASRPPFAITHAPGRMFLTDTRDEQYRVA, from the coding sequence CTGAAGACCGGCGCTCACGCGCACGCGTGGACCCCCGCGAAGGCCCGCCGGCGGTTCCGTTCGGGACTGTCGGTCCCCACCGCCGGAATCGCCGCGGGCCACGCCCAGGCGAACCTCGTCTCGGTGCCCGCCGACTGGGCGTACGAGATGCTGCTGTTCTGCCAGCGCAACCCGAAGCCGTGTCCCGTCCTCGACGTCACCGACGCCGGTTCCTGGACCACCCCGCTCGCAGCCGGCGCGGACCTGCGCACCGACCTGCCGGGCTACCGGGTGTGGGAGCACGGCGCGCTGGTGGCGGAGCCCACGGACGTCGTCGGGTACTGGCGGTCCGATCTGGTGTCCTTCCTGATCGGCTGCAGTTTCACCTTCGAGTGGGCGCTGAGTTCGGCGGGCGTCCCGATGCGCCACATCGAACAGGGCCGCAACGTCTCGATGTATGTGACGGCACGCCAGTGCCGCCCGGCGGGACACCTGCACGGCCCCATGGTTGTCTCCATGCGTCCGGTGCCGCCCGAACACCTGAGCGCGGCGATCCGGGAGAGCAGTCTGCTGCCCGCCGTGCACGGCAGTCCGGTGCACTGCGGCGATCCGTCGGGTCTTGGCATCGAGGACCTCTCGCGCCCCGACTTCGGCGATCCGGTGATCGCGGCCGCGGACGACATCCCGGTGTTCTGGGCCTGCGGTGTGACGCCCCAGGCGGCCGTGATGGCCTCCCGCCCACCGTTCGCGATCACCCACGCGCCCGGCCGCATGTTCCTCACGGACACCCGCGACGAGCAGTACCGAGTGGCCTGA
- a CDS encoding MFS transporter, giving the protein MSTPPPPQALTAGTPPVTGEPTSQEGAFVWLRALGPRGRRAFGGAFGGYGLDSYDYFTLPLSMVALAAYFGLDSGQTGLFTTVTLVVSAVGGAVAGVVADRIGRVKALMITVITYAVFTVACGFAPNYETLLVFRALQGLGFGGEWAVGAVLVAEYASPRHRGRTLGAVQSAWAVGWGLAVVVYTLVFQYLDDALAWRVMFWTGALPALLVVWVRRRVQDAPESAAVREQSADKGSFTTIFKPGTAEAPGLLRTTFFAVLLSTGVQGGYYTLATWVPTYLKTERGLSVVGTGGYLTLLISGAFLGYLTGGLLTDRLGRKRNILLFAILSAACILTYANIPSGANTLLLLLGFPLGFCMSAIFSGFGSFLSELYPAAVRGTGQGFAYNTGRAVGAAFPTTVGFLADSWGVGGALVFGAIGYALAALALIGLPETRGKELL; this is encoded by the coding sequence ATGAGCACGCCCCCTCCACCTCAGGCCCTGACCGCCGGCACGCCACCCGTCACGGGTGAACCCACGTCCCAGGAAGGCGCGTTCGTCTGGCTGCGCGCCCTCGGCCCGCGGGGCCGCCGCGCCTTCGGCGGCGCGTTCGGCGGCTACGGCCTCGACTCGTACGACTACTTCACCCTGCCGCTGAGCATGGTCGCCCTCGCGGCGTACTTCGGCCTCGACAGCGGCCAGACCGGCCTGTTCACCACCGTCACCCTGGTCGTCTCGGCGGTCGGCGGTGCCGTCGCGGGCGTGGTCGCTGACCGGATCGGACGCGTCAAGGCGCTGATGATCACCGTGATCACGTACGCGGTGTTCACCGTGGCCTGCGGTTTCGCACCGAACTACGAGACGCTGCTGGTGTTCCGCGCACTCCAGGGCCTCGGCTTCGGCGGCGAGTGGGCCGTCGGGGCGGTGCTGGTCGCCGAGTACGCGAGCCCCCGGCACCGGGGACGCACCCTCGGCGCGGTCCAGAGCGCCTGGGCCGTCGGCTGGGGCCTGGCCGTGGTCGTGTACACGCTGGTCTTCCAGTACCTCGACGACGCCCTCGCCTGGCGCGTGATGTTCTGGACCGGAGCGCTGCCGGCGCTGCTCGTGGTCTGGGTCCGGCGCCGGGTGCAGGACGCGCCCGAGTCCGCCGCGGTCCGCGAACAGAGCGCGGACAAGGGGTCGTTCACCACGATCTTCAAGCCCGGCACGGCCGAGGCCCCGGGTCTGCTGCGCACCACGTTCTTCGCGGTGCTGCTCTCGACGGGCGTCCAGGGCGGCTACTACACGCTGGCCACCTGGGTCCCCACCTATCTGAAGACGGAGCGCGGGCTGTCCGTCGTCGGGACCGGCGGGTATCTGACGCTCCTGATCTCCGGAGCCTTCCTCGGCTACCTCACCGGCGGTCTCCTCACCGACAGACTGGGCCGCAAGCGCAACATCCTGCTCTTCGCGATCCTGTCGGCGGCGTGCATCCTCACGTACGCGAACATCCCGAGCGGCGCCAACACCCTTCTCCTGCTGCTCGGTTTCCCGCTCGGCTTCTGCATGTCGGCGATCTTCAGCGGCTTCGGTTCCTTCCTCAGCGAGCTCTACCCGGCGGCGGTGCGGGGCACGGGACAGGGCTTCGCGTACAACACGGGGCGGGCCGTCGGCGCGGCCTTCCCCACCACGGTCGGCTTCCTGGCCGACAGCTGGGGTGTGGGCGGCGCGCTGGTCTTCGGCGCGATCGGCTACGCCCTCGCCGCACTCGCCCTGATCGGGCTCCCCGAGACGCGTGGCAAGGAGCTGCTGTGA
- a CDS encoding biotin-dependent carboxyltransferase family protein has protein sequence MSDRALAVARAGALTTVQDQGRPGHAHLGVPRSGALDTPAADLANRLVANPAEAAVLETTLDGCALRPRSAVVVAVTGAPCSVTVDGRPAAWGAPVRVPAGALLDVGSARAGVRSYVAVSGGVAVDPVLGSRSTDLLSGLGPPPLTDGAVLPLGHPGALHARVDVVPHRAPPAELVLRVTLGPRDDWFTESAVRTLTTRAYRVSSASNRIGLRTEGPSLERAVPGELPSEGMVLGAVQVPPDGCPVVFLADHPTTGGYPVIAVVRAGDLPAAAQAVPGIPVRFVAVRRR, from the coding sequence ATGAGCGACCGGGCCCTCGCGGTGGCGCGGGCCGGGGCCCTGACCACCGTCCAGGACCAGGGGCGGCCCGGCCACGCCCATCTCGGCGTACCGCGCTCGGGGGCCCTCGACACGCCCGCGGCGGACCTGGCCAACCGGCTCGTCGCCAACCCCGCCGAGGCCGCCGTGCTGGAGACGACACTCGACGGATGTGCCCTGCGCCCGCGTTCGGCGGTCGTCGTGGCGGTGACCGGCGCGCCCTGCTCCGTGACGGTGGACGGCCGCCCGGCCGCCTGGGGAGCTCCCGTCCGGGTGCCCGCTGGGGCACTCCTGGACGTCGGTTCCGCGCGCGCGGGGGTGCGGAGTTATGTGGCCGTGTCCGGTGGTGTGGCGGTCGATCCGGTGCTCGGCAGCCGCTCGACCGACCTTCTCTCGGGGCTCGGCCCGCCGCCGCTGACGGACGGCGCGGTGCTTCCCCTCGGGCACCCCGGCGCCCTTCACGCGCGCGTGGACGTCGTTCCGCATCGCGCCCCGCCCGCCGAGCTGGTCCTGCGGGTGACCCTCGGCCCGCGCGACGACTGGTTCACGGAGTCGGCCGTACGGACCCTCACGACCCGCGCCTACCGGGTGTCGTCGGCGAGCAACCGCATCGGCCTGCGTACGGAAGGGCCCTCCCTGGAGAGGGCTGTCCCGGGCGAACTCCCCAGTGAGGGCATGGTGCTGGGAGCGGTCCAGGTGCCGCCCGACGGCTGCCCGGTCGTCTTCCTCGCCGACCACCCGACCACCGGGGGGTACCCGGTGATCGCGGTCGTCCGTGCCGGTGACCTCCCGGCGGCGGCTCAGGCGGTCCCGGGAATACCGGTGCGCTTCGTGGCCGTACGCCGCCGCTGA
- a CDS encoding LamB/YcsF family protein → MTRIDLNADLGEGFGRWRLTDDEQLLSVVTSANVACGFHAGDAVTMRRVCELAAERGVRIGAQVSYRDLAGFGRRAMDVPPAELVAEVAYQIGALEVFARAAGSRVSYVKPHGALYNRVVHDEEQAAAVVEGVVLAGTGIGTGAGGLPVLGLPSSRFLKVAERAGLPVVTEAFADRAYTGEGTLVPRTQEGAVITDAGDVVERSLGLARSGVVTSHSGERVPVRARSLCLHGDTPGAVDLARRVRARLESSGVLVEAFV, encoded by the coding sequence ATGACCCGCATCGATCTCAACGCCGATCTCGGCGAGGGCTTCGGCCGCTGGCGGCTGACCGACGACGAACAACTGCTGTCCGTCGTCACCAGCGCCAACGTGGCCTGCGGTTTCCACGCCGGGGACGCGGTCACCATGCGGCGGGTGTGCGAACTCGCGGCGGAGCGGGGCGTACGGATCGGCGCCCAGGTCTCCTACCGTGACCTGGCGGGATTCGGGCGGCGCGCGATGGACGTGCCACCCGCCGAGCTGGTGGCCGAAGTGGCCTACCAGATCGGCGCCCTGGAGGTCTTCGCGCGCGCGGCGGGCTCGCGGGTGTCGTACGTGAAGCCGCACGGCGCGCTCTACAACCGTGTCGTGCACGACGAGGAACAGGCGGCGGCGGTCGTCGAGGGGGTCGTGCTCGCGGGCACCGGGATCGGGACGGGGGCGGGGGGTCTGCCCGTCCTCGGGCTGCCGTCCTCGCGCTTCCTGAAAGTGGCCGAGCGGGCCGGACTGCCCGTCGTCACCGAGGCGTTCGCGGACCGCGCGTACACCGGGGAGGGCACGCTGGTACCGCGCACCCAGGAGGGAGCGGTGATCACGGACGCGGGGGACGTCGTCGAACGCTCGCTGGGCCTGGCCCGGTCCGGAGTGGTCACGTCCCACTCCGGGGAGCGTGTGCCGGTCCGCGCGCGCTCCCTGTGCCTGCACGGGGACACGCCCGGCGCGGTCGACCTGGCCCGCCGGGTGCGCGCCCGGCTGGAGTCCTCGGGCGTCCTCGTGGAGGCCTTCGTATGA
- a CDS encoding APC family permease gives MKTTEQPSGPHHHDDAELAEFGYRPELKRTLGNFHTFAAGISYISILTGTFQLFYFGYASGGAAYWWSWPMVFAGQFMVALCFAELAARYPVAGSVYNWSKKIGNPHLGWLAGWMMLIASIVTISAVALAYQLTLPQISSFFQFVGDGTGKYDVATNAVVLATVLILFTTLVNAFGVKLMATINSAGVFIELIATVVLIVLFAVHITRGPQVVTETAGTGTGHSTGYLGAFLVASLASAYVMYGFDTAASLGEESLDPSRNAPRAIIRAIVASFVLGGLVLLLALMSVSSLKGQKLSTEGLQYIVLDVLGPTAGKAMLWCVLIAVTVCALAVHTAAIRLAFAMSRDNNLPGSSLMARVSPRFKTPVLPAVIIGVLAVAILVVNIRQPQIFTVVTSIGIVMIYLAYLGVTVPMLVSRLRGTWQPAGDGKFSLGRWGLLVNIVAVVWGAAMTVNLIWPRAEVYNAAAPFHWYLRWGAVLFVAVIGAGGFAYYWFIQRHRTGVLDEHRLRPAATAPLTTPAAD, from the coding sequence ATGAAGACCACCGAGCAACCGTCCGGACCACACCATCACGACGACGCCGAGCTCGCCGAGTTCGGCTACCGACCCGAACTCAAGCGCACCCTCGGCAACTTCCACACCTTCGCCGCCGGCATCAGCTACATCTCCATCCTCACCGGCACCTTCCAGCTCTTCTACTTCGGTTACGCCAGCGGCGGTGCCGCCTACTGGTGGTCCTGGCCGATGGTCTTCGCCGGGCAGTTCATGGTCGCGCTCTGCTTCGCGGAGCTGGCCGCGCGCTATCCCGTGGCGGGCTCCGTGTACAACTGGTCGAAGAAGATAGGCAATCCGCATCTCGGCTGGCTGGCCGGCTGGATGATGCTGATCGCCTCCATCGTGACGATCTCGGCGGTGGCGCTCGCCTATCAGCTGACGCTCCCGCAGATCTCCTCCTTCTTCCAGTTCGTCGGGGACGGGACCGGGAAGTACGACGTCGCCACCAACGCGGTCGTCCTGGCCACGGTGCTCATCCTCTTCACGACCCTGGTGAACGCCTTCGGTGTGAAGCTGATGGCCACCATCAACAGCGCGGGCGTCTTCATCGAGCTGATCGCCACCGTCGTCCTCATCGTGCTGTTCGCCGTCCACATCACCCGAGGACCGCAGGTGGTCACGGAGACGGCGGGTACGGGGACCGGGCACTCGACCGGCTATCTCGGCGCGTTCCTGGTGGCCTCGCTGGCGTCGGCGTACGTGATGTACGGCTTCGACACGGCGGCCTCGCTCGGGGAGGAGTCCCTGGACCCCTCCCGCAACGCACCGCGCGCCATCATCCGCGCGATCGTCGCCTCGTTCGTCCTGGGCGGCCTGGTGCTGCTGCTCGCGCTGATGAGCGTCTCCAGCCTGAAGGGGCAGAAGCTGTCCACGGAGGGTCTGCAGTACATCGTGCTCGACGTGCTCGGCCCGACGGCGGGCAAGGCGATGCTGTGGTGCGTGCTGATAGCCGTCACCGTGTGCGCGCTCGCGGTGCACACGGCGGCGATCCGGCTGGCCTTCGCGATGTCCCGGGACAACAACCTGCCCGGATCCTCGCTGATGGCGCGGGTCAGCCCGCGCTTCAAGACCCCGGTACTGCCGGCGGTGATCATCGGCGTGCTGGCCGTCGCGATCCTCGTCGTGAACATCCGCCAGCCGCAGATCTTCACCGTGGTCACCAGCATCGGCATCGTCATGATCTATCTCGCCTACCTCGGCGTGACCGTGCCGATGCTGGTGTCCCGGCTGCGCGGCACGTGGCAGCCCGCGGGGGACGGCAAGTTCTCGCTGGGCCGCTGGGGCCTTCTCGTCAACATCGTCGCCGTGGTCTGGGGCGCGGCCATGACCGTCAACCTGATCTGGCCGCGCGCCGAGGTGTACAACGCCGCCGCGCCGTTCCACTGGTATCTGCGCTGGGGCGCCGTGCTGTTCGTGGCCGTCATCGGGGCGGGCGGCTTCGCCTACTACTGGTTCATCCAGCGGCACCGCACCGGCGTCCTCGACGAACACCGGCTGCGCCCCGCCGCCACGGCTCCGCTCACCACTCCCGCGGCCGACTGA
- a CDS encoding 5-oxoprolinase subunit B family protein → MKALLVGDRALLVEVSSGEAAQALHAELVRRRAAGSLSVREIVPAARTVLLDGLDDPARLADRLPGWEIPPLNARADDAVEIPVRYDGPDLADVAALWGVAVRDVPRIHAAAEFRVAFCGFAPGFGYLTGLPARLDVPRRATPRTAVPAGSVALAGPYTGVYPRSSPGGWQLIGTTEAVLWDHARVPAALLAPGARVRFVPAGCS, encoded by the coding sequence ATGAAGGCCCTGCTCGTGGGCGACCGGGCGCTGCTCGTCGAGGTGTCCTCGGGGGAGGCCGCGCAGGCACTGCACGCCGAGCTGGTGCGGCGCCGTGCGGCCGGCTCGCTGTCGGTGCGGGAGATCGTCCCGGCGGCGCGCACGGTTCTCCTGGACGGCCTGGACGACCCCGCGCGGCTCGCCGATCGGCTGCCCGGCTGGGAGATCCCCCCGTTGAACGCGCGCGCGGACGACGCCGTAGAGATCCCGGTACGGTACGACGGTCCCGACCTGGCGGACGTGGCGGCCCTCTGGGGGGTGGCGGTGCGTGACGTGCCACGGATCCATGCGGCGGCCGAGTTCCGGGTCGCCTTCTGCGGGTTCGCGCCCGGCTTCGGCTATCTCACGGGGCTGCCCGCACGGCTCGACGTGCCGCGCCGGGCGACCCCCCGGACGGCGGTTCCCGCGGGCTCCGTGGCGCTCGCGGGCCCGTACACGGGCGTGTACCCACGGAGTTCGCCGGGCGGCTGGCAGTTGATCGGCACGACGGAGGCGGTGCTGTGGGACCACGCGCGGGTACCGGCAGCGCTGCTGGCTCCCGGCGCCCGGGTCCGCTTCGTACCGGCGGGGTGTTCATGA